From a single Streptomyces sp. NBC_00377 genomic region:
- a CDS encoding nickel-dependent hydrogenase large subunit, with amino-acid sequence MATTKAAGDGSGLVEMAWDPITRIVGSLGIHTKIDFKQKRVAECYSTSSVFRGYSVFMRGKDPRDAHFITSRICGICGDNHATCSVYAQNMAYGVKPPHLGEWIINLGESAEYMFDHNIFQENLVGVDYCEKMVRETNPGVLELAERTEAPHAAEHGYRTIADIMRSLNPLEGEFYREALQVSRYTREMFCLMEGRHVHPSTLYPGGVGTIASVQLFTDYLSRLMRYVEFMKRVVPLHDDLFDFFYEALPGYEEVGRRRVLLGCWGALNDPEYCDFTYANMTDWGRRMFVTPGIVVDGKLVTNDLTEINLGIRILLGSSYYEDWQGQEQFVTHDPLGNPVDPRHPWNQHTIPAPQKRNFDDKYSWVMSPRWFDGKDHLALDTGGGPIARLWSTALSGLVDIGYVKATGHSVVINLPRTMTKPETSFEWKIPKWSNALERNRARTYFQAYAAAVALHFAEKGLEEVRAGRTQTWEKFEVPDEGLGVGFTEAVRGVLSHHMVIRDGKIANYHPYPPTPWNASTRDSFGTPGPYEDAVQNTPIFEENTPENFKGIDIMRAVRSFDPCLPCGVHMYVGGGKTVKSMHVPTGLSGLGG; translated from the coding sequence ATGGCAACGACGAAGGCGGCCGGAGACGGCAGCGGCCTGGTGGAGATGGCCTGGGACCCGATCACCCGGATCGTGGGCAGCCTGGGCATCCACACGAAGATCGACTTCAAGCAGAAGCGGGTCGCGGAGTGCTACAGCACGTCGTCGGTCTTCCGCGGCTACAGCGTCTTCATGCGGGGGAAGGACCCCCGTGACGCGCACTTCATCACCAGCCGCATCTGCGGGATCTGCGGCGACAACCACGCCACCTGCTCGGTGTACGCGCAGAACATGGCCTACGGGGTGAAGCCGCCGCACCTCGGCGAGTGGATCATCAACCTGGGCGAGTCCGCGGAGTACATGTTCGACCACAACATCTTCCAGGAGAACCTGGTGGGGGTCGACTACTGCGAAAAGATGGTCCGGGAGACCAACCCCGGCGTCCTCGAACTCGCCGAGCGCACCGAGGCCCCGCACGCGGCCGAGCACGGCTACCGCACCATCGCCGACATCATGCGCTCGCTGAACCCCCTCGAAGGGGAGTTCTACCGCGAGGCCCTCCAGGTCAGCCGCTACACCCGCGAGATGTTCTGTCTGATGGAGGGCCGCCATGTGCACCCCTCCACGCTCTACCCGGGCGGCGTCGGCACCATCGCCTCCGTGCAGCTGTTCACGGACTACCTGAGCCGCCTGATGCGCTACGTCGAGTTCATGAAGCGGGTCGTTCCCCTGCACGACGACCTGTTCGACTTCTTCTACGAGGCGCTGCCCGGCTACGAGGAGGTCGGCCGCCGCCGGGTCCTGCTCGGCTGCTGGGGTGCGCTCAACGACCCGGAGTACTGCGACTTCACCTACGCCAACATGACCGACTGGGGCCGGCGGATGTTCGTCACGCCCGGCATCGTCGTCGACGGCAAGCTCGTCACCAACGACCTCACCGAGATCAACCTCGGCATCCGCATCCTGCTGGGCAGCTCCTACTACGAGGACTGGCAGGGCCAGGAGCAGTTCGTCACCCACGACCCCCTCGGCAACCCCGTGGACCCGCGCCACCCGTGGAACCAGCACACCATCCCCGCCCCGCAGAAGCGGAACTTCGACGACAAGTACAGCTGGGTGATGTCCCCGCGCTGGTTCGACGGCAAGGACCACCTCGCCCTGGACACCGGGGGCGGCCCCATCGCCCGCCTGTGGTCGACCGCGCTGTCCGGGCTCGTCGACATCGGGTACGTCAAGGCCACCGGCCACAGCGTGGTCATCAACCTGCCCCGCACCATGACCAAGCCCGAGACCAGCTTCGAGTGGAAGATCCCGAAGTGGTCCAACGCGCTGGAGCGCAACCGGGCGCGCACCTACTTCCAGGCGTACGCCGCCGCCGTCGCCCTGCACTTCGCGGAGAAGGGCCTCGAGGAGGTCCGCGCCGGACGCACCCAGACCTGGGAGAAGTTCGAGGTCCCCGACGAAGGGCTCGGCGTCGGCTTCACCGAGGCGGTCCGCGGTGTCCTCTCCCACCACATGGTGATCCGCGACGGCAAGATCGCCAACTACCACCCCTATCCGCCCACCCCCTGGAACGCCAGCACCAGGGACAGCTTCGGCACGCCCGGCCCCTACGAGGACGCCGTGCAGAACACGCCGATCTTCGAGGAGAACACCCCGGAGAACTTCAAGGGCATCGACATCATGCGCGCCGTCCGCAGCTTCGACCCCTGTCTGCCCTGCGGCGTCCACATGTACGTCGGCGGCGGCAAGACGGTGAAGTCGATGCACGTGCCCACCGGCCTGAGCGGACTGGGCGGATGA
- a CDS encoding hydrogenase expression protein HypE has protein sequence MTEATPDTVRAAQAGSVPADETPTIHILWINAGLSCDGDSVSLTAAMQPSIEEIVLGVLPGLPKIAVHWPLIDFECGPVGGSDTFIEWFFKGERGEIDPFVLVVEGSIPNEAIKPEGYWCGFGDNPETGQPITTSEWIDRLAPKALAVVAIGTCATYGGIHAMAGNPTGAMGVPDYLGWDWKSHAGIPIVCVPGCPIQPDNFSETLTYLLYQASGAAPMIPLDDKLRPSWLFGATVHEGCDRAGYYEQGQFALSYDSPTCLVKLGCWGPVVKCNVPKRGWMNGIGGCPNVGGICIACTMPGFPDKFMPFMDEPPGAKVSSGASGAYGAVVRKLRSITAKTVDKEPRWRRTGEKITTGYRPPW, from the coding sequence ATGACTGAGGCCACGCCGGACACGGTCCGCGCCGCGCAAGCCGGCAGCGTGCCCGCCGACGAGACACCCACGATCCACATTCTCTGGATCAACGCGGGGCTGAGCTGCGACGGCGACTCGGTCTCGTTGACGGCGGCCATGCAGCCCAGCATCGAGGAGATCGTGCTCGGTGTACTGCCAGGTCTGCCGAAGATCGCCGTCCACTGGCCGCTCATCGACTTCGAATGCGGTCCGGTCGGCGGCTCCGACACGTTCATCGAGTGGTTCTTCAAGGGGGAACGGGGCGAGATCGACCCCTTCGTGCTGGTCGTCGAGGGCTCCATCCCCAACGAGGCGATCAAGCCCGAGGGCTACTGGTGCGGCTTCGGCGACAACCCGGAGACCGGCCAGCCGATCACCACCAGCGAGTGGATCGACCGGCTCGCGCCGAAGGCCCTCGCGGTCGTCGCCATCGGCACCTGTGCGACCTACGGCGGCATCCACGCCATGGCGGGCAACCCGACCGGCGCCATGGGCGTGCCCGACTACCTGGGCTGGGACTGGAAGTCCCACGCCGGCATCCCCATCGTGTGCGTCCCCGGCTGTCCGATCCAGCCCGACAACTTCTCCGAGACGCTCACCTACCTGCTCTACCAGGCGTCCGGCGCCGCCCCGATGATCCCGCTGGACGACAAGCTGCGCCCGAGCTGGCTGTTCGGGGCCACCGTCCACGAGGGCTGCGACCGCGCGGGCTACTACGAACAGGGCCAGTTCGCCCTGTCGTACGACTCGCCGACGTGCCTGGTCAAGCTCGGCTGCTGGGGACCGGTCGTCAAGTGCAACGTGCCCAAGCGCGGCTGGATGAACGGCATCGGAGGCTGCCCCAACGTCGGCGGCATCTGCATCGCCTGCACCATGCCGGGCTTCCCCGACAAGTTCATGCCGTTCATGGACGAGCCCCCCGGCGCCAAGGTGTCGAGCGGCGCCAGCGGCGCCTACGGCGCCGTGGTCCGCAAGCTGCGTTCGATCACGGCGAAGACGGTGGACAAGGAGCCCAGGTGGCGCCGTACCGGAGAGAAGATCACCACCGGCTACCGGCCTCCCTGGTGA